Genomic segment of Iocasia fonsfrigidae:
CATATTGGCCACGAAGTTATGCACCTCTGGGTGCCATGGGGATTCAATATAGCTGGCGATTGGTCCTGGCTCTGGGAAGGGGTAGCAGAATATAAAAGTTACCAGGTGCTTCAGGACTTAAGTTTGATTTCAAATGATGAATTTGAGAAAGCATTGCTGGAAAGACGGCTTAAAAATTATTATAGAAATGAATTAAAAGATAGTATAGATTTAATTACTGTCTCTACTGCTCAGGAAGGTCAGCCTGGTTATAGTTCTATGCTGTATGATAAAGGAACGCTACTTATTTATTTGCTTGATCAGGAATTGCATAAAAAGGGTAGGGATATAAATGATTTTTTAAGTGAATTATATCAGGAATATGGAGTAACTAATAAGCCACTGGGAAATGGTCAACTAGTTTCTTTTATTAATGCATATCTGGGGGATAATACTTTTACTGAAAAATATGTTACTGGGACAGCACCAATTAGTAGATATTCTATAGGTCTGTGGTTTAGATATCAGGATATTGTATTGCGGTCTTATCTGGGAACACCACCATTTCCATATCCCTGGGATTTAATTGTTGTTCTTTTTATTTTGATTTTTGTTTTTACATTGATATGGCTTATTGTAAAAAAAGTTAGAGACTAAAAGTTTTCATTTTAGCTGCAGGATGTTATTTTAAAGATTTTATTTGTTGAAAATATGATTAATTAATTGAGGAAATATAGGGGGTGATAAGAGCTTATGGGAAAATCTTTATCTGAAATGACATTAGAAGAACTTTGGCAATTGTTTCCGATAATTTTACGCAAACATAATCCTGAGTATAAAAAATGGTATTTTAATGAAAAAGAGAAGATTAAAAAAGCAGTTGGCGTGAATACAATTGAACGAATTAATCATATCGGGAGTAGCGCAGTTGCAGGATTGATTGCAAAGCCAACAGTAGATATTTTGTTAGAAGTTGATTGCAATAGTGATATTGATAATTTAAAATTAAGGCTAAAAAATGCAGGTTGGATACTTATGGCATCTGAGAATGAACCCGATTTAAAAATGTCATTTAATAAAGGGTATACACCAGATGGATTTGCTGAAAAAGTATTTCATCTTCATGTCCGATTTTTAGGAGATTGGGATGAATTATATTTTAGAGATTATCTTATAATTCATAAAGAGGTAGCTAAAAAATATGGTGAACTCAAACAAAAACTAGAAAGACAGTATAAGCATAATAGAGACGGGTATACAGAGGCAAAAACAGAATTTATTAAAAAATGGACCAAGCAAGCAAGACATGAATTTCCTAATAGATATATGCCATAAAAATTAATAAAACTAGAAGCCAATCCATATTATGAAGAATATAAGAGTTATTACAATAAAAGACTAAAAAGAAACAGCTTGCTGTCTGCTAGTAACGGATAGTTTTAAATAAATTGAGCTGTATGAGGGGAAACTTTCATGTACGGTTCTTAGGGGAGGAAGAGGGAGGGATCAGTTTGAAAATAAGGGAATTTTCTCGAAAAACAGGTTTAACTACATATACACTAAGGTATTATGAAAAAATAGGCTTATTACAACCAGAAAGAGATAAGGCTAATCATAGAGATTATAATGAAAATGACCTGGATTGGATAGACTTGCTACAAAAATTGAAGAGTACTGGTATGCCCTTAAAAGATATCAAAGAGTTTTCTAACTTAGTTTTAACTGGAGATAATACTATTCCGCAAAGGATAAAAATTTTGGAGAAGCATCAAGAAAAGGTAATAGAACAATTAACTGAATTTAATGACTGTCTTGATAAAGTTAATTTTAAGATTAAATATTATAGGGGAGTGTTGAAAAGTAATATCAGGGAAGCGTAGCATAAAACTCTTGACTTAGAGTAAACTCTAAGAATTATAATATTGATAATAATTGATAAGGAGTTGAAATAATGCAGGAGTTTACAAGAAAGATTGGAGAAATTAAAGTAAGTGCAATGGGGCTGGGTTGTTGGGCAATTGGTGGTCAGTTTTTCTTAGATGGTAAAGCAGATGGTTATGGAAATGTTGAGAATGGGGAATCTATACGTGCTGTCCGTCAGGCATATGATCTTGGTATTACTTTTTTTGATACTGCTGATGCATATGGTGCTGGTCATAGTGAAGTTTTGTTGGGTAAAGCCTTAAAGGGAATCAGGGATAAGGTAGTGATTGCCAGTAAATTTGGTAATCTTTATAATGAAGAAACCAAAGAAGTGTCTGGTGTGGATTACAGTCCTGGTTATATTCGAAAAGCTCTGAAGGAATCTCTACGTCGTCTACAGACAGATTATATTGATCTTTACCTACTACATATCTGGTCACTGCCAGAAGAAGAAGCAGAGATAGTTGCTGAGACTCTTGACGAACTTGTGCAAGAGGGTTTGATTAGAGCTTATGGATGGAGCACAGACCTTTTAGATTGTGCAAAAATGTTCGCTTCCAGAAAAAATTGCAGTGCTATTGAACACAATTTAAATATTTTTGAAAGTGCTGAAGCTATAATTGATATATGTGAATCTAATAATTTAGCAAGTATCAATAGAAGTCCTTTGGCTATGGGACTATTATCTGGTAAATTTAATACAAATACAAAACTCCCCCAAAATGACGTAAGGGGTGCTGGTCATGAATGGGTACAGTATTTTGAAGATGGTAAGCCTAAACAGGAGTTCTTGGATAAATTGTCTTCAGCAAGGGAGATATTAACAAGTGGTGGCCGTAGTCTTGTACAGGGTGCTTTGGCTTATATCTGGGCAGTAGGTGATAACACTATTCCTATTCCCGGGTTTAGAAATGTAAAGCAGGCTGAAGAAAATGCACGAGCTATGGAATTTGGTCCATTATCTAAAGAACAAATTAATGAGATAGATTACATATTGGGACGAAAATAAGATGTTCTCCCAATTTATTTAACTATATTGATGTTGAAAGCTTAAATTAGCCCCTTTTAGCATAAGATAAAGAAGAACAAAAAGCCTTAGCTCAGGATATTGCTAAGGCTTTAAAGGCTGATA
This window contains:
- a CDS encoding GrpB family protein gives rise to the protein MGKSLSEMTLEELWQLFPIILRKHNPEYKKWYFNEKEKIKKAVGVNTIERINHIGSSAVAGLIAKPTVDILLEVDCNSDIDNLKLRLKNAGWILMASENEPDLKMSFNKGYTPDGFAEKVFHLHVRFLGDWDELYFRDYLIIHKEVAKKYGELKQKLERQYKHNRDGYTEAKTEFIKKWTKQARHEFPNRYMP
- a CDS encoding MerR family transcriptional regulator, whose amino-acid sequence is MKIREFSRKTGLTTYTLRYYEKIGLLQPERDKANHRDYNENDLDWIDLLQKLKSTGMPLKDIKEFSNLVLTGDNTIPQRIKILEKHQEKVIEQLTEFNDCLDKVNFKIKYYRGVLKSNIREA
- a CDS encoding aldo/keto reductase, which gives rise to MQEFTRKIGEIKVSAMGLGCWAIGGQFFLDGKADGYGNVENGESIRAVRQAYDLGITFFDTADAYGAGHSEVLLGKALKGIRDKVVIASKFGNLYNEETKEVSGVDYSPGYIRKALKESLRRLQTDYIDLYLLHIWSLPEEEAEIVAETLDELVQEGLIRAYGWSTDLLDCAKMFASRKNCSAIEHNLNIFESAEAIIDICESNNLASINRSPLAMGLLSGKFNTNTKLPQNDVRGAGHEWVQYFEDGKPKQEFLDKLSSAREILTSGGRSLVQGALAYIWAVGDNTIPIPGFRNVKQAEENARAMEFGPLSKEQINEIDYILGRK